In the Colletotrichum lupini chromosome 4, complete sequence genome, GTTCGCGTGTCCCAATGGTCTGTCATATTCCCGGGGGGAGGTTGAAGATGCACCCGAAACACCACGCAACTCTGTCAGGGTTCCTGGGGAACCAGTGAGAGCCTGGAGGATGAGTATGACCATTTCCAGATTCGGGGGAGAATCGTCCACAGTGGCCTGATGATGAGCACGCGTGCGAACAGCGCCAACACTGTGTTCATCCGCTGGTAAATCACACATCTGGCTGCGACAGCCCAGACACAATTCACACGGCCTGGAGCTTCACAGCCATTGGCTCTCCCCGAAGCAAAGCACACCCCAAAGCTACGGCTTAGTCATCCAATCAAAATCTCGCAGAATCCAATCCTTTTTCGTGCCTACCAAACTCCAACCACATCATCCGACTCAATCCCGAACGAAACGCCCGTAGCTTTCGCGAAAAAAATAATCGTCACCGACGCAGCAACCTCCGCCTTCGCCTCTCCTCTCGGTCGACCCGCTACCACTCCCCTCTCTAATCGAACGAAATGTCTGCCTCTATCCTCCGCGTCGCCGCCCGCGGCTCGACCAGCTTCTTCCGCGCGAACCCCATCCGCCAGCCTCTCGTCGCCCGCTCCGGCATGCTCCTGCCCATCGTCGCGGGTGTCCCGGCCGCCAGCAACTTCAGCACCAGCGCCCGCCTCCGCTCCGGCGACCACGCCGAGGAGACTTTCGAGGAGTTCAGCGCGAGGTGAGCTATACATTGCATTGGATCGTTCGATTGGGTGGTTTCGAAGGGGGGGTCGTGCGGGTTGGAGGGAAACTCTCGGGCGAGAGGGACGATAGGGATGTTGGAAGGATTGGTGCCTTTTTTTGCCCGCCAACCACCATCATGCCACCATCTCCATCCCTCTTCATCCGCGCGACAAAGCCATTGACCCTCGTCGACCCTCGGACTCGCTTCTCAATTGGCACCGCTAACTTTTGCACCACAGATTCGAGAAGGAATTCGATGGCGTCCAGGACGTTTTCGAGCTTCAGGTACGGCCTCTGACACTATGCCCTCGGGATCTGAACCTAGTCCCCTACTACCCGTACCCCCGGCAAAGAAGTGGTCTGATGGGGCGAGGCTGACTCTTTTTTACCGCAACAACAGCGTAACCTCAACAACGCCTTCGCCTACGACTTGGTCCCCTCTCCCTccgtcgtcgccgccgctCTCAAGGCCGCCCGTCGCGTCAACGACTTTGCTACCGCCGTCCGCATCTTTGAGGGTATGCATCCCCCCTTCCCCAGCTGCTGTTGCAGCCGTGCAACGTGCACCCGGGTTCCCGTCTTCCGCAGGCCCGAGCAACGCTGCGGAT is a window encoding:
- a CDS encoding cytochrome c oxidase subunit Va — encoded protein: MSASILRVAARGSTSFFRANPIRQPLVARSGMLLPIVAGVPAASNFSTSARLRSGDHAEETFEEFSARFEKEFDGVQDVFELQRNLNNAFAYDLVPSPSVVAAALKAARRVNDFATAVRIFEGVKAKVENKGQYEQYLEELKPLREELGVPLKEDIYPEEKN